One region of Candidatus Thermoplasmatota archaeon genomic DNA includes:
- a CDS encoding HAD family hydrolase encodes MEIAAVIMDWYGVIGDREETSKKYRTVYASLLRSRYGGSFGRWVKAHDLAFEWYVTEWQRLYEKHRNGSAFEKDLEAKTVKMAFKEAGLHIENGEAFRISTELEYDIASRLGSVYPDVASSLEKISEMPIDLYIASNVSSDHLRGLLVSSGLKDTFLKRLTPDEMGARKSDEVFWKEAFKELGLPPDGCLVVDDASASLKQAKDMGAATVCLQRKAPHKPCAIKGFKPDFTIGSLKELPLIVRKGLGSKD; translated from the coding sequence TTGGAGATTGCCGCCGTCATCATGGACTGGTATGGGGTCATCGGCGACCGGGAGGAGACGTCCAAGAAGTATCGGACGGTCTACGCGTCCCTTCTGAGGTCCCGCTACGGCGGCTCCTTCGGGCGGTGGGTCAAGGCACACGACCTGGCATTCGAGTGGTACGTCACGGAGTGGCAGAGGCTGTACGAGAAGCACCGCAACGGCTCCGCGTTCGAGAAGGACCTTGAAGCGAAGACAGTGAAGATGGCGTTCAAGGAGGCCGGACTGCACATCGAGAACGGAGAGGCGTTCCGCATCTCGACCGAGCTGGAGTACGATATCGCTTCCCGGCTTGGATCCGTCTATCCCGACGTCGCCTCGTCGCTCGAGAAGATCAGTGAGATGCCGATCGACCTCTACATCGCCTCGAACGTGTCCTCGGACCATCTCAGGGGCCTTCTTGTAAGCTCGGGTCTGAAGGACACGTTCCTGAAAAGGCTGACCCCCGATGAGATGGGTGCGCGGAAGTCCGACGAAGTGTTCTGGAAGGAGGCCTTCAAGGAGTTGGGACTGCCCCCAGACGGATGTCTCGTCGTTGATGACGCCAGTGCCAGCTTGAAGCAGGCGAAGGACATGGGCGCCGCCACGGTCTGCCTGCAACGAAAGGCCCCGCACAAACCCTGCGCGATAAAAGGCTTCAAACCCGACTTCACGATCGGGTCGCTGAAAGAACTTCCGCTGATAGTCAGAAAAGGACTGGGGTCGAAGGACTAG
- a CDS encoding aminopeptidase — translation MPMKKGARVAIESALSIQRGESVLIVTDTGKEKIAEALFDGVAEVGAEPVIVKMLPRKRHGEEPPKAIANMMLDAHVVIGVTTFSFSHTQARRNASRAGARIATMPGITEDMMSDGAMLADYREVERTMRRLYRKLRGAKRIEIFSDIGTDITLRTARRDWITDDTGICHKKGAFTNLPAGELFIAPVEGSAEGKLVVDGAFHDVLKNPATIWVKEGIATRITGAKSAVAEMNKGGRDGRLVCEFGMGLNPRARLIGNFLEDDKVLGTAHVAFGDNSTFGGRIKCGVHVDAIMRKPRVIIDNRLVLEDGELKI, via the coding sequence ATGCCCATGAAGAAGGGTGCTAGGGTCGCCATCGAGAGCGCCCTGAGCATCCAGAGGGGAGAGTCCGTTCTCATCGTCACGGACACCGGAAAGGAGAAGATAGCCGAGGCACTCTTCGACGGCGTCGCCGAGGTGGGTGCCGAACCCGTGATCGTGAAGATGCTCCCGCGAAAGAGGCACGGCGAGGAACCGCCCAAGGCCATCGCCAACATGATGCTGGACGCACACGTCGTAATCGGCGTCACGACATTCTCGTTCTCTCACACCCAGGCCAGGAGGAACGCGTCCAGGGCCGGAGCGAGAATAGCCACCATGCCGGGCATCACGGAGGACATGATGAGCGACGGCGCCATGCTCGCCGACTACCGCGAGGTCGAGAGAACCATGCGGAGGCTCTACAGGAAGCTGAGGGGTGCGAAGAGGATCGAGATCTTCTCCGATATCGGTACGGACATCACCCTGAGGACCGCGAGGAGGGACTGGATCACGGACGACACGGGCATCTGTCACAAGAAGGGGGCATTCACGAACCTTCCGGCGGGGGAGCTCTTCATCGCTCCCGTCGAGGGAAGCGCGGAGGGAAAGCTGGTCGTGGACGGGGCCTTCCACGACGTGCTCAAGAATCCCGCGACGATATGGGTCAAGGAGGGGATCGCGACCCGGATAACCGGGGCGAAGTCCGCGGTGGCGGAGATGAACAAGGGTGGAAGGGACGGCAGGCTGGTCTGCGAGTTCGGGATGGGGCTGAACCCGAGGGCGAGGCTGATAGGCAACTTCCTGGAGGACGACAAGGTGCTGGGGACGGCGCACGTCGCCTTCGGGGACAACAGCACGTTCGGCGGCAGGATAAAGTGCGGTGTGCATGTGGACGCCATCATGCGAAAGCCGAGGGTGATAATCGACAACAGGCTTGTCCTCGAGGACGGCGAGCTGAAGATCTAG
- a CDS encoding endonuclease III domain-containing protein: MEVYHKLLDDFGPQDWWPAETAFEVIVGAILTQQTAWKNVERSIENLKGAGLMGLDALAQADTGQIASLTAPCGFPRTKPLRLKAMASYIRDNYGDVDSFLEKPGDSLREELLTLDGIGPETADSILCYASDKLYFVVDAYTRRIGNRSGLFDLDEYDEIQFHFQRIIPKDLKTYREFHALMVQLGKNHCRRKPECASCPLGDMCEHAGRSHGD; this comes from the coding sequence ATGGAAGTCTATCACAAGCTGCTGGATGACTTCGGCCCGCAGGACTGGTGGCCCGCCGAGACCGCCTTCGAGGTCATCGTTGGCGCGATCCTCACACAGCAGACCGCCTGGAAGAACGTGGAGAGGTCCATCGAGAACCTCAAAGGGGCTGGATTGATGGGCCTGGATGCGCTTGCGCAGGCCGATACGGGCCAGATCGCGTCCCTCACCGCCCCGTGCGGGTTCCCCAGGACCAAGCCCTTGCGACTGAAGGCGATGGCCTCGTACATCCGCGACAACTACGGGGACGTGGATTCCTTCCTGGAGAAACCCGGGGACTCGCTGAGGGAGGAGCTCCTGACCCTGGACGGGATCGGTCCCGAGACCGCGGACTCGATCCTGTGCTATGCGAGCGACAAGCTGTACTTCGTCGTCGACGCCTATACGAGGAGAATAGGGAACAGATCGGGCCTGTTCGACCTCGACGAGTACGACGAAATACAATTCCATTTCCAGAGAATCATACCGAAAGACTTGAAAACCTATCGGGAGTTCCACGCCTTGATGGTGCAACTGGGGAAGAACCATTGCAGGAGGAAGCCAGAGTGCGCCTCATGCCCCCTCGGGGACATGTGCGAGCACGCGGGGAGGTCCCATGGAGATTAG
- a CDS encoding HAD family hydrolase has protein sequence MEISVLFFDAHGTILENIKYTLLEVADDIVKEYELKVEGEEFLDKWSEEFWNVLNKDFHTMKEANEISLGKMFKAHKVKADPLAYTESLHQRWCYADVYPEVNRILDLLEEVPKCVISNADDDFLTASLDSNGLVFDEVITSESTKSYKPAKKIFTAALKKMGVKPREAVHLGDSLDMDVVGAVNSGIAAIWVNREKERLGSAPTKPALEVPDLEGLPALLGLEEPPDEEDEDEEE, from the coding sequence ATGGAGATTAGCGTTCTGTTCTTCGATGCGCACGGGACCATCCTGGAGAACATCAAGTACACCCTCCTCGAAGTCGCCGACGACATCGTGAAGGAATACGAGCTGAAGGTAGAGGGAGAGGAGTTCCTCGACAAATGGTCGGAGGAGTTCTGGAACGTTCTCAACAAGGACTTCCACACGATGAAGGAGGCCAACGAGATCAGCCTCGGGAAGATGTTCAAGGCCCACAAGGTGAAGGCGGACCCGCTCGCATACACGGAGAGCCTGCACCAGAGATGGTGCTACGCCGACGTCTACCCGGAGGTGAACAGGATACTCGACCTGCTTGAGGAGGTCCCGAAGTGCGTCATCTCCAACGCCGACGATGATTTCCTGACCGCGTCCCTGGATTCCAACGGCCTCGTGTTCGACGAGGTCATCACGTCCGAGAGCACGAAATCCTACAAGCCCGCCAAGAAGATATTCACGGCGGCGCTCAAGAAGATGGGGGTCAAGCCCAGGGAGGCCGTGCACCTCGGTGATTCGCTGGACATGGACGTCGTCGGCGCGGTCAACTCCGGGATAGCGGCGATCTGGGTCAACAGGGAGAAGGAGAGGCTCGGTTCTGCGCCCACGAAGCCGGCTCTGGAGGTCCCGGACCTGGAGGGGCTGCCCGCCCTTCTCGGGCTCGAGGAGCCCCCCGATGAAGAAGACGAGGACGAGGAGGAGTAG
- the amrS gene encoding AmmeMemoRadiSam system radical SAM enzyme, which yields MREARFWKDLGDSKVQCLLCPVSCKISNGKLGLCRVRENKGGKLFTLIYGKASSVANDPIEKKPLYHFHPGTSALSFGTVGCNMKCTFCQNYTISQVKYGTIPMRDIAPEDVLPLVERYGSSGVAWTYNEPTIWHEFAYDASKLVKEAGLYSVYVTNGYINEDPLRELAEYLDAMNVDIKAFTEEFYRKLCKGRLQPVLDTCILAKELGIHLELTKLIVPDENDSPEETREFCRWVVENLGERTPVHLSRFHPDYKMKDRKRTPMDTLDESFEIARSEGLKYVYVGNIPHDPRENTYCPECSAMLIERWGFSIGETNLDGDKCASCGADLDIVL from the coding sequence GTGAGAGAAGCGAGGTTCTGGAAGGACCTGGGGGACTCGAAGGTCCAGTGCCTCCTGTGCCCTGTTTCCTGCAAGATAAGCAACGGCAAGCTGGGCCTCTGCAGGGTCCGGGAGAACAAGGGCGGGAAGCTCTTCACGCTCATCTACGGGAAGGCATCCTCCGTTGCCAACGACCCGATAGAGAAGAAGCCCCTCTATCACTTCCACCCGGGGACGAGCGCTCTCTCCTTCGGAACGGTCGGGTGCAACATGAAGTGCACCTTCTGCCAGAACTACACGATATCGCAGGTGAAGTACGGGACGATCCCCATGAGGGACATCGCTCCCGAGGACGTCCTCCCGCTCGTCGAGAGGTACGGGTCCAGCGGCGTCGCGTGGACCTACAACGAGCCGACCATATGGCACGAGTTCGCGTACGACGCGAGCAAGCTGGTGAAGGAGGCCGGGCTTTACTCCGTCTACGTCACCAACGGGTACATCAACGAGGACCCGCTCAGGGAGCTAGCGGAGTACCTGGACGCCATGAACGTGGACATCAAGGCGTTCACGGAGGAATTCTACAGGAAGCTCTGCAAGGGTAGGCTCCAGCCCGTGCTCGACACGTGCATCCTGGCGAAGGAGCTCGGGATTCACCTCGAGCTCACCAAGCTCATCGTGCCGGACGAGAATGACAGCCCCGAGGAGACGAGGGAGTTCTGCCGGTGGGTCGTCGAGAACCTCGGGGAGAGGACGCCCGTGCACCTCTCAAGGTTCCATCCGGACTACAAGATGAAGGACAGGAAGAGGACCCCGATGGATACGCTGGACGAGTCCTTCGAGATAGCCCGGTCGGAGGGCCTGAAGTACGTCTACGTGGGAAACATACCGCACGACCCGCGGGAGAACACGTACTGCCCCGAATGCAGTGCCATGCTGATAGAGAGGTGGGGGTTCAGCATCGGAGAGACGAACCTCGACGGGGATAAGTGCGCCTCCTGCGGTGCGGACCTGGACATCGTCCTCTAG
- the thiL gene encoding thiamine-phosphate kinase encodes MPAKLEDLGEREIIRRIKDLLGEAERGIGLGDDTAAIPLGDSYLLVTTDLMVRKTHIPEPMTPFQTGWYVTAINLSDIAAMGGEPLGFLVALGLPREMEYEDLEKCVLGMEKCCSEYGTEILGGDTKESEEFTLSGTAIGTVPKEDILLRSGSRVGDQVCVTGPLGRAACGYFALKRGLNLDDSISALLAPRPRVGEGMALSSAGSVTACMDISDGLASSLHQMTELGGSHFKIAYEEIPKSQDLTAFPDIPQEDLVLYFGGDYELVFTVRKDGLEDVRQTLERAGSGLWRMGEVVESGENVLEIGGEKRPLPNRGWEHLSLAARKSFKY; translated from the coding sequence ATGCCCGCCAAGCTCGAGGATCTGGGAGAGAGGGAGATCATTCGGCGCATCAAGGACCTCCTCGGTGAGGCCGAACGGGGCATAGGACTGGGGGACGACACTGCTGCCATCCCGCTTGGCGATTCGTACCTGCTCGTCACGACGGACCTGATGGTGAGGAAGACCCACATCCCGGAGCCGATGACCCCGTTCCAGACGGGGTGGTACGTCACCGCCATCAATCTCAGCGATATCGCCGCGATGGGCGGGGAACCGCTCGGATTTCTCGTCGCCCTCGGGCTGCCCAGGGAGATGGAATACGAGGACCTTGAGAAGTGCGTCCTCGGCATGGAGAAGTGCTGCTCCGAGTACGGAACGGAGATCCTTGGCGGGGACACCAAGGAGAGTGAGGAGTTCACGCTCTCGGGAACGGCGATAGGGACGGTCCCGAAGGAGGACATACTCCTCAGGAGCGGCTCGCGGGTCGGCGATCAGGTCTGTGTGACAGGCCCTCTGGGGCGGGCGGCGTGCGGCTACTTCGCCCTGAAGAGGGGACTGAACCTGGATGATTCCATATCCGCTCTCCTCGCTCCCCGCCCAAGGGTGGGGGAGGGCATGGCCCTCTCCTCGGCGGGTTCTGTGACCGCGTGCATGGACATCTCCGACGGGCTCGCTTCTTCCCTCCACCAGATGACCGAGCTCGGAGGCTCGCACTTCAAGATCGCATACGAAGAGATACCCAAGTCGCAGGACCTGACCGCGTTCCCAGACATCCCGCAGGAGGACCTCGTCCTCTACTTCGGCGGGGACTACGAGCTCGTCTTCACCGTCAGAAAGGACGGCCTGGAGGACGTGCGGCAGACGCTTGAGCGGGCGGGTTCAGGTCTCTGGCGGATGGGCGAGGTCGTCGAGTCCGGGGAGAACGTCCTCGAGATTGGCGGGGAGAAGCGTCCGCTCCCCAACAGGGGCTGGGAACACCTCTCGCTGGCGGCCCGCAAATCCTTTAAATACTGA
- a CDS encoding energy-coupling factor ABC transporter ATP-binding protein, whose product MKNNGNPVVVRNLSYRYSDGTSALEDVSFDISNGDSVALVGPNGAGKSTLLLHLNGILSKQDGSIEILGMPLERRNVGSIRKRVGLVFQDPEDQLFMSTVFDDIAFGPINMGLPEEQVRERVRWALTEVGLNGYEDRCPHHLSLGEKKKVSVATVLSMGPEIILLDEPTSNLDPLARRRMIEMLKGLRATKLIASHDIEMLLGICDRAILLDNGRVVADGKTADVLTDPELLREHCLEVPMLVKLFGSDALDVIREDF is encoded by the coding sequence ATGAAGAACAACGGCAACCCGGTCGTGGTTAGGAACCTGAGCTACAGGTACTCGGACGGAACGAGCGCCCTGGAAGATGTCTCCTTCGATATATCCAACGGCGACAGCGTGGCTCTGGTCGGACCGAACGGCGCGGGCAAGTCCACTCTGCTGCTGCACCTGAATGGCATCTTGAGCAAGCAGGACGGGTCCATCGAGATCCTGGGGATGCCGCTGGAGAGGAGGAACGTCGGGAGCATCAGAAAGCGCGTCGGGCTGGTGTTCCAGGACCCGGAGGACCAGCTCTTCATGTCGACCGTCTTCGATGACATCGCCTTCGGCCCGATCAACATGGGCCTTCCAGAGGAGCAGGTCCGCGAGAGGGTGAGATGGGCGTTGACGGAGGTCGGTCTGAACGGCTACGAGGACAGATGCCCGCACCACTTGAGCCTCGGAGAGAAGAAGAAGGTGTCCGTCGCGACGGTCCTCTCGATGGGGCCCGAGATCATCCTGCTCGACGAGCCGACGTCCAACCTGGACCCGCTGGCGAGGAGGAGGATGATCGAGATGTTGAAGGGGCTCCGAGCGACGAAACTGATCGCCTCGCATGACATCGAGATGCTCCTCGGGATATGCGACAGGGCCATACTCCTGGACAACGGCAGGGTCGTTGCGGACGGCAAGACGGCGGATGTGCTGACGGACCCCGAGCTCTTGAGAGAACACTGTCTCGAAGTGCCCATGCTCGTGAAGCTGTTCGGCAGTGATGCGCTGGATGTCATCAGAGAGGATTTCTGA
- a CDS encoding roadblock/LC7 domain-containing protein: MSTVDDLKSILNELSSDHNVDISAIVSRSGVPIAWNIPDEVHVETFATLSATLLGASEVVYTGLSRGTPKRVIVQSENGTLVAIGLSKKALLVAMGNEGDDNVFQAVDGAAKKIREVLQSEARI; the protein is encoded by the coding sequence TTGTCAACGGTTGATGACCTCAAAAGTATTCTGAACGAGCTGAGCTCCGACCACAATGTCGATATCTCGGCCATTGTCTCGAGGAGCGGCGTTCCGATAGCCTGGAACATCCCTGACGAGGTTCACGTTGAGACGTTCGCGACCCTCTCGGCGACGCTCCTTGGAGCCTCCGAGGTCGTGTACACAGGGCTCAGCAGGGGAACGCCCAAGCGGGTCATCGTGCAGTCGGAGAACGGAACCCTCGTCGCCATCGGACTGTCGAAGAAGGCACTCCTCGTCGCGATGGGCAATGAGGGCGATGATAATGTCTTCCAAGCTGTCGACGGCGCCGCGAAGAAGATAAGAGAGGTCCTCCAGAGCGAAGCGAGGATCTAG